Part of the Imperialibacter roseus genome, ACATGTCGATGGGAAGATGAGTGTTGGCGGGAAGGTTTTTCATTACGCCGGTAACCTTATAGACGGTTTCGTCGGTAGACCAGTAGCCAGTGATGAATATTTCTTTGCCCATCGGGTCTTCGTTTGCAAAGTACTTTTCGGCAACAGCTTCCGATATCACGATGGAAAGCGGCTCGGCCAGGGCCGTTTTTGCATCGCCTTTTGTAAGAGGGAAATCGAAAACTTCGAAGACATCTTTGTCTGTTACAAAAGCATTGTCCTGCCTGAATTTTTCTTCTCCGATACGAATAAACTTGGGCTCATGGTTCTGAAAGCGGATGAGCTTCTCTGCTTCAGGAATTTCTTCGGGAATTCCGTTGATCCAGTCGGTATCTACTCTGGCGAAGTGTGTGTCGTAGCCGCTGGGTGATGTGTAGTGGACTGTAAGCCTGTAGATCTGACCCGACTTTGTGTGAAAGTTTTCAAAACTTGTTTCGAAATGCAGGTAAATCGCAATTAGAATAAAGGCCGCAAACCCAATAGCCAGGCCGCTGATATTAAGCAGGGCATGGGCTCTTTGCTTGGAGAAGTTTCGGCGAATGACTTTCAGGTAGTTGGTTAGCATGGAATAGGTATTTGTTGAACGATAAGTGGCCGAACGTTTAAATGCATAGCTTCGAAAGCACCTGATCACGTTCCACCAATAGATCAGCTTGGCCAGCCCGGGCGCTTTGCCAGCATGCAGCATGGCATAAAAGCTTTCCTCCAGGTCGCCCTCCAGCTCCTCCAGCCTGTCTTTGCGGCAGTACCAGCGAAAAAACTTCAGAGCTAGTGGTGGCGGGAAATGTTTTTCGTGACTCATGGCCTGAGAAACTATTGTATGGAAATGGCTGGAATTTGACTACGCAGTTGCTCCCGGAGCGAAGCAATTTCTTCCAGGGCCTTTCGTGCATATGGAGTAAGGTAAAACAGTCTCTTGCGCTTGCCACCTCTAAAGTCACCTGCCTCGCCTAGTTTCGACTCCAGGAAACCCTTCTCTTCCAGCCGGTACAATACCGTGTGGATGGCGCTTATATTGATGCTCTTGCCAGTTTGTTTCTTGTACTCTTCTACAATGGCAACGGAGTAGGCACCATTGTACAATACCCCAACAAGTAGTAGCACGATCTCCTCAAAATTGCCCAACCTTAGATTTTCCATATTTTATTCAGTATTGTAAGTAATATACCGAATCGGCGATAATATGTTTCACTTTTGTAAGGAAAAAGTGAGAGTGGGTCTATTATGAAAGCGACAACACCTCCAAAATCAATTTCCTGGCGCTGCTTGCAACAGAATTCTGGCTAGCTGTTACTCATGCCTTAGCGACTTGGCAGGGTCAAGCTTGGCTGCCCGAATGGTTTGCGATGCTGAGGCAAGTAGCGCAACGGCTGCGACGGCGAGGCCCGGGACTAGCAATAGCCAGGGAGAAAGGTCAATCCTGTTGGCGAAGTTGTCCAGCCAGCCCTGGTAAACTAGCCAGGAAAGGGGTATAGCCAGCACAGAACTAATTACAATCAACAGTAGAAACTCCCGGGTTAGCAGGCCAAGGATTGTCCGCTCCGATGCGCCCAGCACCTTTCTTATGCCTATTTCTTTGGTACGCATGCTAGCCGAAAATGAGGTAAGTCCAATCAGCCCAAGGCAAGCAACGAAAATGGATAGGCCTGAAAATAGGGCGACTACTTTGCCAAATGTTTGCTCGCTGGCGTATTGTTGATTGAAGTAATCATCGAGGAAAAAGTATTCAAAGACATTGCCAGGGAATGAAGACAGGTACTCCTCTTTTACCATTTCAATATTTGACTGGAGATTGGCTGTGTTAAGTTTGATAGAGTAGAATTGTCCGGCATCGGGTATGAGCCGGAAAATAAGGGGTTCGTGGCTCTCTTTAAGTGACTGCTGGTAATAATCTTTGGCAATGCCGATTACGGTGTATTGGTCTCCCCAGAATTCAATTTTGTTTCCGAGCAAGTCTTCCGGGTCGTCGAAACCAATCCACCTGAGGGCAGTTTCATTGAAAATGACATTGGTGGTTTCGGTACCAAATTCCTTGGAAAACTTTCTGCCAGCTACTATTTCAAGGCCGTAGGCATCAATAAAATCGTAATCCATCCCTACAATTCTATATTGTTTTGCCTCGCTGTCAGCTTGCGTTACCAAGCGAATTCCTCCGGCGTTCCAGTTGGGCTGCCGACCTGGCACCGAACTCGACGCCGTCATACTTTTGACAGTGGTTTGAGCGAGCAGTGTGTTCTTGAATGCTGTCAAGCGTTCGGTATATGTAGAGTCGGTTACATTGGGCCCTTTGATCACCAGTGTTTGATCAATGTCGACACCCAAATCCTGGCTTTTCATGAAGCCAAGCTGCTTTGTTACAATCAAAGTGCCGGCCATTAGAAACACTGATGCTGTCATTTGTAAAATAACGAGCCCCTTTCTTAGTAAGATGCCTCTTGGGGAAGTGCTCATTTTTCCTTTTAATACGCTTGCTGGCTGGAATCTGGCAAGCACAAACGACGGATACAGACCCGACAAAATGCTGCCTCCAGCGAAGAAGGCAAGCAACACAAACCAGAAGTAGGCGTCAGCTAAAAATGCATAGGAGACTTGCTGGCCTGTTAGTTCACTGAAGTAGGGGGTAGCGGCTAACACTATTACCAATGCAATGGCAACAGCCACTAAATTAGTGAGGGCGGACTCCAGCATAAATTGACCCACAAGCTGTCTTTTGTAGGAGCCCATTACCTTTCTTACACCTACTTCCCTCGCCCGGTTGATTGACCTTGCCGTTGCAAGGTTAACATAGTTGATCCAGGCAATGAGGATAATAAAAAAGCCAATACCCAGCAGCGCATACACCGTGTCACCGTCGCCACCTTGCTCAGTTTCATGCATCAGGTGAGAGTAAAGGTGAATGTCGGCCAGGGGTTGCAGGCTGAAGATCATCTCATGGTTGACCTCTCTGTTTCTTTCTCCAATTCTAGCCTCGACGAGGGTTGGGATTTTAGCCTCAAAGGCCGAAGCGCTTGTTCCTTCTTCCAGCTTAACATAGTTGAGAAAGCCATCCCACCACCAGGCATCATCTACCTCTGGTTGCCACGAAATGTAAGTAGCAAAAGAAACAAGCACACCAAACTTCAGGTGGGTATTGCGGGGTTGATCCTCAATTACTGCTGTCACCTTGAATCCTTGCCCACTATTAACGGTAATTGTCTTGCCAACAGCTTCTTCTTCGCCAAAATATTTGCTGGCTGTTGATTGAGTGATTATGGCGGTGAATGGCTCTTTTAATGCATTTTCTCCACTTCCTGCGACTACCTTGTAGGGAAAAACCTTCAAGAAGTCATCGGACGCAAAGAAGGAGTTTTCTTCTTTGAAAACCTTGTCGCCAATCTTTACTGTAAAGCCCCAGTGGCTCAGCCTGGCGTAGCTCACCACTTCGGGGAATTCTTCTTTCAATGCTTTGCCTATAGCTGACGCACCTGCTGCCCATTGCGACCCGAGCTCCCCATTGTTATATCTGTCGAGCCTTAGCCGGTACACGTTTTGGTAACCTGGGAGAAATTTTTCATAGCTCAGTTCGAATCTTGCGTATTGAATAATTAGCAGGCAAGCGGCCAGGCCAATGGCCAGACCGATGATGTTGATAAAGGAGAAAGCCTTTTGTCTCAAGAGACTTCTAAGGGCCGTAACCAGGTAGTTGCGAAACATGGCGGTAGATTTAAGGTGGTACTGTTAAAAAGGACAAAAGTTACAGGCGAAGGTTGCTTTACAGATGATCCGGGAGTTTTAAACAGTGTGAGCGACGGTGGAGAATCACCGAATTTATGCCTGGTTTGCAGCTGAGTTCGCTGCGAATTCTGCTGGCAGATGCGTACCTTTACTTACACATCAATCAATAACTATGGATAGATTTAATCCCTGGCACCACGTAAGTCTTGGCCAAAAGGCACCGGAAATTATTAATGGCATTATAGAGATACCAAAAAACAGCCGAGCCAAGTATGAGCTCGATAAGGACAGCGGCTTGCTCATGCTGGACAGGGTGCTCTATTCTTCTGTTTACTATCCCGCCAACTACGGATTCATCCCTCAAACCTACTGCGACGACAAAGATCCGCTGGATATTCTGGTGTTGTCGCAAATCGAAGTGGTGCCTCTTTGCATAGTGCCTGCCAAAGTAATTGGCGTGATGCGCATGCTCGACCAGGGCGAGGCGGATGATAAAATCATTGCCGTTGCTCAGCACGATATGAGCTGGAACCATTACAATGATATCAGTGAGTTGCCTGATCACTTCAAAAACGAGATCCAAAACTTTTTCGAAGACTATAAGAAGCTCGAACACAAAACCGTGGTGGTGCACGATTTTATGGATAGAGTGGTTGCCATGGAAATTGTAGAAAAAGCTATTGAGGACTATAAAATCAAATTCAAGAAAGCCTAAACGAATTACACTAAGCGCTTCGTTTAGTTAATAGGCTCCCATACTAATCGTCATAGAAAATACCTATAGTCAGATTGATAATAACAATCAATTCGAGTGATCTATTGTGTGGTTTTGAATGTTATCTAACTGTAAAAGGATAACAATTTAAACCAATAGTATCATGAACTACATAGGAATAGATGAAGATGTGGCTGCGGGCGAAATCAAAGCTTTGAATAGTTTGCTTGCCAGCTATCAGGTATTTTATCAGAACCTGCGGGGATTTCACTGGAACATCAAAGGAGAGAAATTCTTTGGGCTGCATGAAAAGTTTGAGGAATACTACACGGCCGCCGCAGAAGACATAGACGCAATTGCTGAAAGAATTCTCACAATTGGCGGTGCGCCTTTGCACTCAATCAGCCAGTATCTGAAGGAAAGCAAAATCAGGGAGGTGACTGAGGTAAGCGAGGCAAGAACAGCTGTTGAGAGCATTCTTGAGCAGTATATCGAGCTTGTGAATTTGGAAAGGCCTATTCTGGATCAAAGTGCCGAAGCGAATGATGAAGGCACTAATTCCCTCATATCAGACTTGCTGGCCAAGCAGGAAAAGACCATTTGGATGCTAAGCAGCTGGTTGAAGTGAAGGAGCCCGGAACACATGTAAAACAAAAAAGGGTTCATACTGTATGAACCCTTTTTTGTTTATAAGATAGTTTCTCGCTGCTACCAGCCTATGCCATAGAAAGCCTCCGTTCCATCGGGATAAACACCTTCAATCAGTGTTCCGCCTCTTTTGTTGGCCATCACTCTTGCCAAGTCCTGAATATTTCTGATGGTAGTTTTGTCGATATTGGTGATGATGAAACCGGCACGAACACCAGCTTCTTTCCATTTACCGTCGTTTACCTCTGTGGCTTTTGCACCGCCATCGATTTTTAGGTTTTGCATTTCTTCCCTGCTCACATCTGTAAAGTTGCTTCCTTCTATTGAGAAAGAGCTTCTGGCTTCCACAACCTCGATAGAGTCAGACGTGCTTTTCAGCGTTACCTTCACGGTGCTTTCTTTGCCGCCTCTTATATAAGTGACCTCCACTTTGTCGCCTGGTCTTTTAACAGCTATTTTTTCCTGAAGCTTGGCTACATTGTCAACGCCTTTGCCATCAACGGCGATAATCACATCCCCTTTTTCAAGGCCGGCGTCGGCAGCGCCACTGTTGGGGTTCACATTCTCAATCGAAATGCCCTTCAGCACATTGAGTCCTCTGGCTTCAGCCAGGGCAGCATTTACGTCTACGATGTTCACTCCCAGTAAAGCCCTTTGAACCACACCAAACTCCTTCAAGTCATCCATCACTTTTTTCACAAGCGTGGTAGGAACGGCGAAGGAATAGCCTGAATAAGAGCCGGTGTGGGTGGCGATGGCTGTATTGATACCAACAAGCTCTCCCCTAAGGTTGACCAATGCCCCTCCACTATTGCCAGGGTTAACGGCGGCATCTGTCTGTATGAACGACTCAATTTGCAGGTTTCTGTTGCTGGGGTCACGCAGTATATTGATGTTTCTGCCAGTGGCACTTACAATACCAGCCGTTACAGTCGACCTGAACTCGAATGGATTGCCAATGGCCAGTACCCATTCGCCGACGTTGATATGCTCTGAGCTTCCAAACTTTACGAAGGGAAGATTTTTACCATCAATTTTCAATAGCGCAAGGTCAGTCGTCGGGTCAGTGCCCACCACCTTAGCATCAAAAGTTCTGTTGTCATTCATAAGCACTTCCACCTCTGAGGCATTTTCCACCACGTGGTTGTTGGTTACAATATAGCCATTGTCGGCTATGATCACACCTGAGCCGCTGGCACCTGATGGAGCCCTTTGCCCCCTGTTACCAAAGAAGTCCTGGAAGTACTGATCAAATTGATTGTTGCTGGCAGTGGGTGTGGAGGTGTATTTTGACCTGATGTGCACCACGCCTGGTGTAGCTGCTTTGGCAGCGTATACAAAATTAAGTCCTTCTGGCACCACCACACTCGTCGTGTCGAGGAAATTGGAGAACCTTACATTCTGACGGTCTTCGAATGATGAAAACTCATCATTCTGGTTGTTTAGCAGTTGATACCCGCCTATAGCTATCATCGCACTCAAAAGGGAGGAGAATAGCATCGCTACATAAATCTGTCTTTTATTCATAACTCGGTTTTTTTTAGTCAGTTAACACCAGTGTAACGAAATAGGGTCGTCTGTGATGCTACATTAACGTTTTTTAACAGGCATTGTGTTCCGCTAGCTAAAATAGCAGATTGTTGGCACAAAAAATTATGGTCGTGAATAAGGAAAATATGGCCGCTGTTTTTGCACAATTAAAATGAACCTGCTAATATTGCATTCCCATTTGACGAGCCTCTCTTTTGGCAAGTCATTCGGAACTAGAAAATTCCTCCTTAGCTCAGCTGGTTAGAGCATCTGACTGTTAATCAGAGGGTCCTTGGTTCGAGCCCAAGAGGAGGAGCAGAAGTAAAGAAAGCCATCAGGGATGATGGCTTTTTTGCGTTTATACTTTTTGTGAATCAATACCGGATCAAGTGGAAAATACGTTCGTCGAAAGTAGAGCACCTGTTGGTTTTGGATCAAGCGGAAAACCTGGGGAGTAAAACTCAAAAGAACATTATTCTATTCAACGATTAGCAGGCAATAAAGAAGCAAAACTGGTTCAATGCGTCCCGCTTGGACCTTTTGCTTCTTTATGCTAACACAAAGTACCGATGCCAAAAATCAACTCCCCCCAGAAATTCAGATTGATCCTTGGTTTTACAATGTACATTTAACTGTTAATCAGAGCGTGCTTGCGGTTCGTCACACGATTCGAGCCCAATACGCCAATCGATGAGGAGAAGCAGGAGAACAGAAAGCCATCAAAAATGATGGCTTTTTTGCGATTGAGGCCCTGTTAGTTCATATAGGCGAGACTTTTTGTGGACTCCGAGGTGTGTTTTATCCTACCTAATAGTTTTCTTTAGGAAAACTTTCTATGTTTGATGTGTGTTCAATATCATAACAAGAAGAACTCTGTTGGAGTACTCAAAAAAATACCCATTGGCAGCGACGGCGCTGTTCGAGTGGTATCACGAATTAGTAAAAGCTGATTTTGAAAGCTTTAATGACTTGAAGGGTGTGTATGGGAATGCCAGTGTGGTTGGTGACGATCGGGTTGTGTTTAACATAATGGGGAATAAATATAGACTTGTTGTCCGCATTGTATTTGAGTTTAAGGCAACCCAGGTCAGGTGGTTTGGCACTCATACTGAGTATGACAAAATAGATGTAGTAACTGTACAATTTAAAAGGAAATAGGATGGAATTGGCGGTAATAAAAAACGAAGCTCAATATGAAGCTTATCTTGAATGGGTGAATGAAATGTTTGACAGAAAGGTGGCTCCTGACTCCCCTGTAGGTAAAAAGGTGGAAGTTGCTTTGCTCCTTATTAAGCAGTTTGAAGACGAGCACTTTCCAATTCCTTTACCTGACCCCATAGATGCTATCAGGTTAAAAATGTTGGAGCTCGGCCTCAGGAATAAAGATTTGGTGGGAAAGTATGGCAGCAAAGGGCATGTTTCTTCACTTTTGAACAAACGAAAGCCTTTAACCCTGGAATTGGCAAGACTATTTCACAAGGAATTTAATATCCCGGCGGAGGTTCTATTGTCCTGAGATTTGATTAGTGGCAAGCTTTTTAATCAAGCTCCTTGATCCTGATACTCCTGAAATACAACTCCGAGCCATGGCCTAAAAAGCCAATGTAACCTTTCTTGTTTTTTAACCCTGGGTGCTCTTTGTGATCCATGGTACCGTCTTTGCTGGCCTCGGCGATGTCGCCATCCACAATCACTTCGCCGTTCAGGGTCACCTTCACCTTAGTTCCCTTCACTTCAACCTCCTGGTAGTTCCACTCGCCAACAGGCTTTAAAAAACCACGCTTAGCCGGGATAACCCCATAAACAGAGCCATGGTATTGATAGGGCTGAAGCTTGGAGTACATTTCGGCAGTGTTGTCTAATATCTGCAGCTCCATACCAACATAAGCAGCATCGCCTTCCAGTGGTGTGCGGATGCCCAGACCGTTGTTGGCGTCAGGTGTTAGCTTGAACTCAAAGCGGAAAATGAAATCTCCGTATTCCTTTTCAGTGTAAAGATTGCCGCTTCCACCTGCATCTGTTTTCACTGCAATAGTGCCGTTTTCCGCCACATAATCTTGCTTATTGCCTATCCAGCCAGAGAGGTCTTTTCCATTAAAAAGGAGCATATAGCCATCTTTTTTTTCTTCTTTAGTGAGCTTGTTTTGGGCAAATGAAGCGGTGCTGAAAGCAGCAATAGCCAGAAATAGTGCTAATTTTTTCATTGTCGGACCTATTAAATTTTTTATTCACTTACCGCTACTGCGATTTTGGAGTCAGCGGTTCCGTAATATAAGTACCATTTGCCTTTGAAATTCACTAACCCTTCCAGAAAACACACATTGTTTACCTGACCGGTGATTTCATAGTCTTTATCGGGTGTCATAAAGTAATCGTCGGAGCGGCTTACCACTTCGGCGGGGTCGTTGATGTCAAGAAGAATCTGCCCTGCGGAGTAGGTACCGTCTGCCAAATCAGCCGTTCGGTTTTCTCCAAAATTTCTGCTGTTGTAGATGAGGAGAATGCCCTGGTCGGTTACGAAAGCCTGTGGGCCCGGCTCTACCAGGTCGCTGTCAAACTTGCCCGGCCTGGGGCCGAATATAGGTTTCAGCTTGTAGTCGGTTACGCCAGCCGCAACGTCGGTTACGGGCGTCCAGTTGATAAGGTCGTCGGACCAGGCCAGGTAAATGTTGGTGTCGCCCCAGTACATCCAATACTTGCCGTTGATTTTGGTGGCGACAAATTTATCGCCGTCTCTTTTGGTGACAACAGCTCCTGATTTCGACCAAAGGTCGAGGAACTTTCCGTTTTCGGCTGACTGAAAAACCGGGCCGTATTTTGTCCAGCTCACCAGGTCTTTGGAAGAAGCCACCAGCAGCCGGGCTATTTCGCCATCGTAGGCGGTGTAGGTCATATAGTAAGTGCCGTCTTCGCTTTCCACTATCCTGGGGTCTTCGCAGCCACCTTCCCACTCGTATTTGCTCTGAGCGTCATTTTCGGGGTAGAAAATGGGGGCTGGCATCCTTTCGAAGTGAATACCATCATCGCTGACGGCCAATCCTATGCGGGATGTGCCTGCGTATTTCCCAACCCTGTCTTCGGCTCGGTAGAGCAGATGCACTTGCCCATTTCTTACCAGCGCCGTGGGGTTGAATACGTCTTTCGCCTCCCAGTACACGCTGTCCATTCTTACGGGGCAGAAAAAAGCTGTGCTATCCAGTGCCGTTAAGATGGGGTTGGCATCGTCCTGTTTGACAAAGGGCCCAATCTGCCAGGGGGTAGTTGGCTGGTTGGAGGTGCAGCCGACGAATAAAAAATGCCCGAGAGCTAATAGGATCAGAATTCTTTTCATGAGCAAGTAGGTAAGTATAATGTGTCGATAAAAGTAGTCTAAATAGTTGACACCCAGTTTGAATGCCTGGAAAATGGTAACTCAGTCCGCAACAAGGGCGTCAGAGGCCGCTTAAAACGAAAAAAGCCCCTGACAACAAGGGCTGTCAGAGGCTTTTATTATTTGCTTTGATGATCTATTCCACAGATTCTGCAAGAACAATCACATGATTGTTCCTTACCTCCACCACGCCACCATCAACCATGAGGATTTTTGATCCTTCCTTGGTTTTGTAGATTAAATCTCCCTTCGCCAAAGAGCTGATAATAGGTGCGTGATTGTTCAGCACCTGAAACGAGCCGTCGCTGCCGGGGAAGGTAGCAGCATCAACTTCTCCTTCAAACACTTTACGATCGGGTGTGATAATTTCCAAATACATGTTCTACAGTTTCAGATTACGCTTTAGCAGCTTCAGCCAACATTTTCTCGCCAGCTTCGATAGCCTGCTCAATAGTTCCTTTCAGGTTGAAAGCTGATTCAGGAAGGTGATCGACATCACCAGCCATAATCATATTGAAACCTTTGATAGTGTCTTTGATGTCGACAAGCTGGCCAGGGATACCTGTGAACTGCTCGGCTACGTGGAAAGGCTGGGAAAGGAAACGCTGCACACGGCGAGCTCTCGAAACAGCCAGTTTATCTTCGTCGGAAAGTTCATCCATACCAAGGATGGCAATGATGTCCTGAAGTTCTTTGTAGCGCTGAAGAATTTCCTTCACGTTTTGCGCACATCTGTAATGCTCTTCGCCCACGATGTCGGCTGAAAGAATTCTTGATGTAGAATCCAAAGGATCCACAGCAGGATAAATACCTAGCTCGGAAATCTTTCTTGAAAGTACCGTTGTGGCATCAAGGT contains:
- a CDS encoding PadR family transcriptional regulator, which encodes MENLRLGNFEEIVLLLVGVLYNGAYSVAIVEEYKKQTGKSINISAIHTVLYRLEEKGFLESKLGEAGDFRGGKRKRLFYLTPYARKALEEIASLREQLRSQIPAISIQ
- a CDS encoding ABC transporter permease; translation: MFRNYLVTALRSLLRQKAFSFINIIGLAIGLAACLLIIQYARFELSYEKFLPGYQNVYRLRLDRYNNGELGSQWAAGASAIGKALKEEFPEVVSYARLSHWGFTVKIGDKVFKEENSFFASDDFLKVFPYKVVAGSGENALKEPFTAIITQSTASKYFGEEEAVGKTITVNSGQGFKVTAVIEDQPRNTHLKFGVLVSFATYISWQPEVDDAWWWDGFLNYVKLEEGTSASAFEAKIPTLVEARIGERNREVNHEMIFSLQPLADIHLYSHLMHETEQGGDGDTVYALLGIGFFIILIAWINYVNLATARSINRAREVGVRKVMGSYKRQLVGQFMLESALTNLVAVAIALVIVLAATPYFSELTGQQVSYAFLADAYFWFVLLAFFAGGSILSGLYPSFVLARFQPASVLKGKMSTSPRGILLRKGLVILQMTASVFLMAGTLIVTKQLGFMKSQDLGVDIDQTLVIKGPNVTDSTYTERLTAFKNTLLAQTTVKSMTASSSVPGRQPNWNAGGIRLVTQADSEAKQYRIVGMDYDFIDAYGLEIVAGRKFSKEFGTETTNVIFNETALRWIGFDDPEDLLGNKIEFWGDQYTVIGIAKDYYQQSLKESHEPLIFRLIPDAGQFYSIKLNTANLQSNIEMVKEEYLSSFPGNVFEYFFLDDYFNQQYASEQTFGKVVALFSGLSIFVACLGLIGLTSFSASMRTKEIGIRKVLGASERTILGLLTREFLLLIVISSVLAIPLSWLVYQGWLDNFANRIDLSPWLLLVPGLAVAAVALLASASQTIRAAKLDPAKSLRHE
- a CDS encoding inorganic diphosphatase; protein product: MDRFNPWHHVSLGQKAPEIINGIIEIPKNSRAKYELDKDSGLLMLDRVLYSSVYYPANYGFIPQTYCDDKDPLDILVLSQIEVVPLCIVPAKVIGVMRMLDQGEADDKIIAVAQHDMSWNHYNDISELPDHFKNEIQNFFEDYKKLEHKTVVVHDFMDRVVAMEIVEKAIEDYKIKFKKA
- a CDS encoding Dps family protein produces the protein MNYIGIDEDVAAGEIKALNSLLASYQVFYQNLRGFHWNIKGEKFFGLHEKFEEYYTAAAEDIDAIAERILTIGGAPLHSISQYLKESKIREVTEVSEARTAVESILEQYIELVNLERPILDQSAEANDEGTNSLISDLLAKQEKTIWMLSSWLK
- a CDS encoding Do family serine endopeptidase, which translates into the protein MNKRQIYVAMLFSSLLSAMIAIGGYQLLNNQNDEFSSFEDRQNVRFSNFLDTTSVVVPEGLNFVYAAKAATPGVVHIRSKYTSTPTASNNQFDQYFQDFFGNRGQRAPSGASGSGVIIADNGYIVTNNHVVENASEVEVLMNDNRTFDAKVVGTDPTTDLALLKIDGKNLPFVKFGSSEHINVGEWVLAIGNPFEFRSTVTAGIVSATGRNINILRDPSNRNLQIESFIQTDAAVNPGNSGGALVNLRGELVGINTAIATHTGSYSGYSFAVPTTLVKKVMDDLKEFGVVQRALLGVNIVDVNAALAEARGLNVLKGISIENVNPNSGAADAGLEKGDVIIAVDGKGVDNVAKLQEKIAVKRPGDKVEVTYIRGGKESTVKVTLKSTSDSIEVVEARSSFSIEGSNFTDVSREEMQNLKIDGGAKATEVNDGKWKEAGVRAGFIITNIDKTTIRNIQDLARVMANKRGGTLIEGVYPDGTEAFYGIGW
- a CDS encoding type II toxin-antitoxin system HigB family toxin, with the protein product MEYSKKYPLAATALFEWYHELVKADFESFNDLKGVYGNASVVGDDRVVFNIMGNKYRLVVRIVFEFKATQVRWFGTHTEYDKIDVVTVQFKRK
- a CDS encoding helix-turn-helix domain-containing protein, which encodes MELAVIKNEAQYEAYLEWVNEMFDRKVAPDSPVGKKVEVALLLIKQFEDEHFPIPLPDPIDAIRLKMLELGLRNKDLVGKYGSKGHVSSLLNKRKPLTLELARLFHKEFNIPAEVLLS
- a CDS encoding 3-keto-disaccharide hydrolase, with amino-acid sequence MKKLALFLAIAAFSTASFAQNKLTKEEKKDGYMLLFNGKDLSGWIGNKQDYVAENGTIAVKTDAGGSGNLYTEKEYGDFIFRFEFKLTPDANNGLGIRTPLEGDAAYVGMELQILDNTAEMYSKLQPYQYHGSVYGVIPAKRGFLKPVGEWNYQEVEVKGTKVKVTLNGEVIVDGDIAEASKDGTMDHKEHPGLKNKKGYIGFLGHGSELYFRSIRIKELD
- a CDS encoding glycoside hydrolase family 130 protein yields the protein MKRILILLALGHFLFVGCTSNQPTTPWQIGPFVKQDDANPILTALDSTAFFCPVRMDSVYWEAKDVFNPTALVRNGQVHLLYRAEDRVGKYAGTSRIGLAVSDDGIHFERMPAPIFYPENDAQSKYEWEGGCEDPRIVESEDGTYYMTYTAYDGEIARLLVASSKDLVSWTKYGPVFQSAENGKFLDLWSKSGAVVTKRDGDKFVATKINGKYWMYWGDTNIYLAWSDDLINWTPVTDVAAGVTDYKLKPIFGPRPGKFDSDLVEPGPQAFVTDQGILLIYNSRNFGENRTADLADGTYSAGQILLDINDPAEVVSRSDDYFMTPDKDYEITGQVNNVCFLEGLVNFKGKWYLYYGTADSKIAVAVSE
- the atpC gene encoding ATP synthase F1 subunit epsilon; the protein is MYLEIITPDRKVFEGEVDAATFPGSDGSFQVLNNHAPIISSLAKGDLIYKTKEGSKILMVDGGVVEVRNNHVIVLAESVE